The Candidatus Bathyarchaeota archaeon genomic interval TCTGGGTCGGCTGGGTCGGTTACTTGTGCGTATAGTCGGTTAGCTATGTGGCCGTCTATGGGAAAAATATTCCAGTAGCCAACTTGGTCAAGCGTTTGGGTTACTGAGTAATTGCCTGTTACTGGGTCAGTGAGTACTACGCGGTCAATATAGGTGTAGTCTGGTCGAGTAAAGGCAACACGTACCGTTTTGTTTTCTTCAGGGGGACATATGCTGCCGTAGATTGTTACGTTTTCGTTTATGTAGACTTGGGTGCGGTCGATGTCGGCGGTTATGCAGGGACCAAAACAGGGGTTAGCCGGTTGGATGCATTGCGTGCAGAGGATGGTCGCGGCGATGAATACTGCAATCGTTATGGATAGCACGGTTCTTTGCTTAATGTCCCATACCCCTACAGTTCATACGGAGTATTGCTTGATATAATTTTGCAAATATCCCCTAGCATGTTTGGAGACTAATAGCTGACCCCTGCAGAAATTCTAAGAGGGGTAGGTCAGTATTGTCGGGTTTAAGGGTCAAAAGTATGTTGAAAACATTTGATTATGCGCGGCTTATATCTGCGGATTCTCCCCCACGCTCGGGAGAGCTATATCTCAAACATTAAAAAATATCAAACATGCATTAAACAAGTAGAAAACGCAATGAAGAAAAATACCCTGTTGTCCGCTCTAACAATTATTCTTGTAGCCCTAGCCTTAAGCCTCACAGCATACTATCTAACGGCTCAGCTCTCTTCTTCTCCCATACGGGTTGCCTGCGTCGGCGACAGCATAACCAAGGGTTTCCACTACCCCCAAATCCTCGGAGAACTGCTTGGCCCAACCTATGTCGTACAAAACTTCGGTACAGGAGGCGCCTCCGTCGCCCAAAACGCTAAAACCCCCTACATAAATCAATCCATCTTTTTAGCAGCCAAAAAATTCCAACCCGACATAGTAATAATTATGCTGGGAACCAACGACGCCTCCCCAATCAACCACCAATACAACGGCACATTCGTGTCTGACTACTTAAAACTCATCAACCAATTCCGCGAGTTGGATAGCGCACCCCAAATCTGGCTCGTTGAACCCCCACCCATCTTTAACAATGGCACC includes:
- a CDS encoding GDSL-type esterase/lipase family protein; protein product: MKKNTLLSALTIILVALALSLTAYYLTAQLSSSPIRVACVGDSITKGFHYPQILGELLGPTYVVQNFGTGGASVAQNAKTPYINQSIFLAAKKFQPDIVIIMLGTNDASPINHQYNGTFVSDYLKLINQFRELDSAPQIWLVEPPPIFNNGTGLSTHFFADTIVPLIQQTAQQAQLPLIDLYTVMANRSDLLWDGVHPTPTGAEVIASTIYDAITNSTS